From a single Endozoicomonas euniceicola genomic region:
- a CDS encoding P27 family phage terminase small subunit, which translates to MRKITKNTLARQLTKTLKDRDEYRPEQDALILSVVNNAVQMIECQKILDDEGLIIQGRDGGLVKHPATSVKRAAEQSMFTAFRALKMEPSGDKKDDKKDGGAIAMIQAYLAEGDL; encoded by the coding sequence ATGCGGAAGATTACAAAGAATACGTTAGCCAGACAGTTGACTAAAACCCTGAAAGACCGGGACGAATACCGACCAGAGCAGGATGCTTTGATTCTGTCCGTGGTAAATAATGCCGTACAGATGATCGAGTGCCAGAAGATTCTGGACGATGAAGGTTTGATCATTCAGGGCAGGGATGGTGGCCTTGTTAAGCACCCTGCAACGTCGGTTAAGCGTGCAGCAGAGCAATCAATGTTTACTGCCTTCCGTGCTTTGAAGATGGAGCCGTCTGGTGATAAGAAAGACGACAAGAAAGACGGTGGCGCTATCGCAATGATTCAGGCTTATCTGGCAGAGGGTGACTTGTGA
- a CDS encoding helix-turn-helix domain-containing protein produces MAINYLNAVTADTSLTGVSKSIMVALANRADADGTCFPSIRTIASDTGFHPRTVTNHIQKLKAGNRISVENRTYPGSGFKRSNMYTLLIDTITQKAEEVIDQAADAVTEAVDQMKKVAMPAVDMVKKKFKARNAKKATAKVAENVALVTIRTAIAEFQPLMAEYNNTTEEAEAAIEVLTNYIGYWEEQGNPVKPVDEWVNRFRSHLKKQVPIVLSGGRNKQNRKPRTTVERLTDCNPNQVDWMAGVSMDDNLEQGFIDAPEDKAMIGERF; encoded by the coding sequence ATGGCTATCAACTACCTCAACGCAGTAACCGCCGACACTTCCCTTACAGGTGTTTCAAAGTCCATCATGGTCGCACTGGCAAACAGAGCTGACGCAGACGGCACCTGCTTTCCTTCTATTCGCACCATTGCCAGCGATACTGGCTTTCACCCTCGTACAGTCACCAATCACATTCAGAAGCTAAAAGCTGGCAACCGTATTTCTGTTGAGAACCGAACCTATCCGGGCAGCGGATTCAAGCGTTCCAACATGTACACCTTACTGATCGACACCATCACCCAGAAGGCCGAAGAGGTAATCGACCAGGCAGCCGACGCAGTGACCGAAGCGGTTGACCAGATGAAAAAGGTAGCCATGCCAGCAGTTGATATGGTTAAGAAGAAATTCAAAGCCCGGAACGCTAAGAAGGCTACTGCTAAAGTTGCTGAGAATGTTGCACTGGTGACTATCCGTACTGCTATCGCTGAGTTTCAACCCCTGATGGCTGAATACAATAATACTACTGAAGAAGCTGAAGCGGCTATTGAGGTACTCACCAATTACATCGGCTACTGGGAAGAACAGGGCAATCCTGTTAAACCCGTTGACGAGTGGGTTAACAGGTTCCGTAGCCATCTGAAAAAACAGGTCCCTATCGTGTTGTCCGGAGGCCGTAATAAGCAGAACCGCAAGCCTCGCACTACAGTAGAGCGCCTGACTGACTGCAATCCTAACCAAGTTGACTGGATGGCTGGCGTGTCTATGGATGACAACCTTGAACAAGGCTTCATTGATGCACCAGAAGACAAGGCCATGATCGGGGAGCGCTTCTAA
- a CDS encoding type I restriction-modification system subunit M, giving the protein MPNTQTNLAAFIWSVADLLRGDFKQSQYGRIILPFTLLRRLECVLEPGKDAVLAQYEKLKAMNLPEDGKEKMLLRATRTTDKPEGMVFFNTSPMNLQKLGQQGIKDNLETYIQSFSRDAREIFEHFKFDEFVGTLNEANLLYKVVRKFATIDLSPKAISNHDMGLVFEELIRRFAESSNETAGEHFTPRDIVELTTSLVFMEDDDALTKEGVIRTIYDPTAGTGGFLSSGMEYVYTHNPDAVMHAFGQELNPESYAICKADMMIKGQDVSRIKLGNTLSQDQLASDQFDYMLSNPPFGVDWKKIESHIKDEHTHKGFDGRFGPGLPRVSDGSLLFLMHLISKFRTDATDNSNPSRIGIILNGSPLFAGGAGSGESEIRRYILEADLLEAIVALPTDMFYNTGIATYIWVLTNKKSDERKGKVQLINGANLFGKMRKSLGSKRNIMSEADRKTITRSFGAFEVASDDRFASKIFDTHEFGYRRITVERPLRLSAQITYEAVAGLLVAPRPYKAIMSWMIDEFGFEIHTELAENETAIRNKIKADFKELKEKQIKEVLNDKIWLFQTNLTEKAEKLLLAIGTELFNDFNQFDTQLKAALKSTGIKFDAKEKKQFLDAVTWKNPEAEPVVKKVLKEEAQPLYGAFEYKGKVVEFQPDGDLRDNENIPLDPSVSNSKLIETYFNREVVPHVPDAWINADKCDVQDEQIGVVGYEIPFNRHFYAYQPPRALEAIDADLGAVSGRIMKLLAEVHS; this is encoded by the coding sequence ATGCCCAACACCCAAACCAACCTAGCCGCTTTCATCTGGTCCGTAGCCGACCTCCTGCGGGGAGATTTCAAACAGTCCCAGTACGGACGTATCATTCTGCCCTTTACCCTGCTGCGTCGTCTGGAATGTGTATTGGAACCGGGCAAAGACGCAGTACTGGCGCAGTATGAAAAACTCAAGGCCATGAATCTGCCGGAAGACGGCAAAGAGAAAATGCTGCTGCGGGCAACGAGAACCACCGACAAACCGGAAGGCATGGTGTTTTTCAACACCTCCCCCATGAACCTGCAAAAGCTGGGGCAGCAAGGCATCAAAGACAACCTGGAAACTTACATCCAGTCTTTCTCCCGTGATGCCCGTGAAATCTTCGAGCATTTCAAGTTTGATGAATTTGTCGGCACCCTCAACGAAGCCAACCTGCTGTATAAAGTGGTGCGGAAGTTCGCCACCATCGACCTCAGTCCGAAAGCGATCTCCAATCACGACATGGGTCTGGTATTTGAAGAACTGATCCGTCGCTTTGCGGAATCTTCCAACGAAACTGCCGGTGAGCACTTTACCCCCAGGGATATTGTGGAACTCACCACCTCGCTGGTGTTTATGGAAGACGACGATGCACTGACAAAAGAAGGCGTGATCCGCACCATCTACGACCCCACTGCCGGAACAGGTGGCTTTCTGTCGTCCGGTATGGAATACGTTTACACCCACAACCCCGATGCCGTCATGCATGCCTTTGGTCAGGAGCTGAACCCGGAATCCTACGCCATCTGTAAAGCCGATATGATGATCAAAGGGCAGGATGTCAGCCGTATCAAGCTGGGCAACACCCTGTCACAGGATCAACTCGCCAGCGACCAGTTTGACTATATGCTCTCCAATCCGCCGTTTGGTGTGGACTGGAAAAAGATCGAAAGCCACATCAAAGACGAACACACCCACAAAGGCTTCGATGGTCGTTTTGGCCCCGGACTGCCAAGGGTATCCGATGGTTCCCTGCTATTTTTGATGCACCTGATCAGCAAGTTCAGAACGGATGCAACGGATAACAGCAACCCCAGCCGCATCGGCATTATCCTGAACGGTTCGCCGCTGTTTGCCGGCGGTGCAGGTAGTGGCGAAAGCGAAATCCGGCGTTACATTCTTGAGGCCGACCTGCTGGAAGCCATAGTCGCCCTGCCCACGGATATGTTCTACAACACCGGCATCGCTACCTATATCTGGGTGCTGACCAATAAGAAGTCGGACGAGCGCAAAGGCAAGGTGCAGTTGATTAACGGGGCGAACCTGTTTGGCAAGATGCGTAAGTCGCTTGGTTCCAAGCGTAATATTATGAGTGAGGCTGACCGGAAGACGATTACCCGCAGCTTTGGTGCTTTCGAGGTAGCAAGCGATGATCGATTTGCCTCTAAGATTTTCGACACCCACGAATTCGGCTACCGTCGTATTACCGTTGAACGCCCACTGCGCCTGTCGGCCCAGATCACCTATGAAGCTGTAGCAGGCTTACTTGTTGCTCCCAGACCTTATAAAGCCATAATGAGCTGGATGATAGACGAATTTGGTTTCGAGATTCACACCGAACTGGCAGAAAACGAGACCGCCATTCGCAACAAAATAAAAGCCGACTTCAAAGAGCTTAAAGAAAAACAGATCAAAGAGGTATTGAACGACAAAATTTGGCTATTCCAGACTAACCTGACGGAAAAGGCGGAGAAGCTACTGTTGGCTATAGGCACTGAGCTGTTTAACGACTTCAACCAGTTCGATACCCAACTGAAAGCGGCGCTTAAATCCACCGGTATCAAATTCGATGCCAAAGAGAAAAAGCAGTTTCTGGATGCCGTCACATGGAAGAACCCCGAAGCCGAACCCGTGGTTAAGAAAGTTCTGAAAGAAGAAGCTCAACCGCTGTATGGTGCTTTTGAATACAAAGGCAAAGTGGTCGAATTCCAGCCCGACGGCGATCTGCGGGATAACGAAAACATCCCCCTTGACCCATCCGTCAGCAACTCCAAACTAATTGAAACCTATTTCAACCGGGAAGTGGTTCCCCATGTGCCGGATGCCTGGATCAATGCCGACAAGTGCGACGTCCAGGACGAGCAGATTGGCGTGGTGGGTTACGAGATTCCCTTTAACCGCCATTTCTATGCGTACCAGCCGCCCCGTGCGCTGGAAGCCATTGATGCGGATTTGGGTGCCGTCAGCGGGCGGATTATGAAGCTGCTGGCGGAGGTGCATTCGTGA
- a CDS encoding helix-turn-helix transcriptional regulator, giving the protein MKPITIPKVNLSASEASHYLNVSKSDLDVSRLTGKFRGVTPPPFIRLGRSVRYRIKDLDQWLESQPAFTSNAQEMVG; this is encoded by the coding sequence ATGAAACCTATCACCATTCCTAAAGTTAATCTTTCTGCCAGTGAGGCCAGTCACTATCTGAACGTGAGCAAGTCAGACCTTGACGTATCCCGGCTGACCGGCAAGTTCCGAGGCGTAACACCACCGCCATTCATTCGCCTGGGCAGGTCGGTTCGGTATCGGATCAAAGACCTTGATCAATGGCTGGAGTCTCAACCGGCATTCACCAGTAATGCGCAGGAGATGGTTGGGTAA
- a CDS encoding restriction endonuclease subunit S codes for MGGRYNAYPKYEDSEIIWVGEYPENWSLTRVKFEAYVKARVGWHGLKSDDFTEEGPYLVTGSDFKGPRISWDGCYHCDLVRYEQDPYIQLVEGDLLLTKDGTIGKVALVQGLNDQKATLNSGVFVVRPARDNFSTRFYYWLLQSKVFTDFVDYNKTGSTIVHLYQDTFVNFSYAAPTRNEEIKIAKFLDHETAKIDTLIEEQQSLIRLLQEKRQAVISHAVTKGLNPNAPMKDSGVEWLGEVPEHWVVAPLKRFSNILDCKHITAEFVDDGIPLASIREVKDWAVDLSEAKKTTQKFYDLLIDGGRKPVVGDIIYSRNATVGEAALVSGCDTFAMGQDVCLLRANQNFNSEYLLHQLNSPVVKLQLDSLLIGSTFKRINVEDIRNFLIVSPPEIEQVEIKLFLREKAKRYGALIDDAQSQVTLLQERRTALISAAVTGKIDVRDWQAPEQKQKVAV; via the coding sequence ATGGGTGGCAGATATAACGCTTATCCGAAATATGAGGATTCAGAAATCATCTGGGTGGGAGAGTATCCTGAAAACTGGAGTCTTACCCGAGTAAAGTTTGAAGCTTATGTCAAAGCTCGTGTTGGTTGGCATGGTTTGAAATCAGATGATTTTACTGAAGAAGGTCCTTACTTAGTCACGGGTAGTGATTTCAAAGGCCCAAGAATCAGCTGGGATGGCTGTTATCATTGCGATCTCGTAAGGTATGAGCAAGACCCTTATATCCAGCTTGTTGAAGGTGATCTTTTGCTGACAAAGGATGGAACCATTGGAAAAGTAGCACTGGTACAGGGGTTAAATGATCAAAAAGCTACTTTGAATAGTGGCGTTTTTGTCGTTCGTCCTGCCAGAGATAATTTTTCTACCCGATTTTACTATTGGTTACTTCAGTCAAAAGTATTCACTGATTTCGTTGATTACAACAAGACTGGCAGCACAATCGTTCATCTATACCAAGATACGTTTGTGAACTTTTCCTACGCAGCACCGACGAGAAATGAAGAAATCAAAATTGCCAAATTCCTCGACCACGAAACCGCCAAAATCGACACCCTGATCGAAGAGCAGCAATCCCTGATCCGGCTATTGCAGGAAAAACGACAGGCGGTGATCAGTCATGCCGTCACCAAGGGGCTGAACCCCAATGCGCCGATGAAGGATTCCGGTGTGGAGTGGCTTGGGGAAGTGCCAGAGCATTGGGTTGTCGCTCCACTTAAACGATTTTCAAATATTTTGGACTGCAAGCATATCACCGCAGAATTTGTTGATGACGGGATACCTCTTGCAAGTATCAGGGAGGTCAAAGACTGGGCTGTTGATCTCAGTGAAGCAAAGAAAACTACTCAAAAATTTTATGATTTGCTTATTGATGGTGGTCGGAAGCCTGTTGTTGGAGACATTATATACAGCCGTAACGCTACTGTAGGTGAAGCTGCCTTGGTATCAGGTTGTGATACTTTTGCGATGGGGCAGGATGTTTGCCTGCTCAGAGCGAATCAAAACTTCAATTCTGAATATTTGTTGCACCAGTTGAACTCCCCAGTAGTAAAGCTCCAGTTGGATAGTTTGCTTATTGGTTCAACATTCAAGCGAATTAATGTTGAAGACATACGCAATTTTTTGATTGTTTCACCTCCTGAAATTGAGCAAGTTGAAATCAAATTATTTCTGCGAGAAAAAGCTAAACGATATGGTGCTCTAATTGATGATGCTCAATCACAAGTAACATTGTTACAGGAACGCCGAACCGCCCTGATCTCCGCCGCCGTCACCGGCAAAATCGACGTGCGTGACTGGCAAGCCCCCGAACAAAAACAAAAGGTCGCCGTATGA
- a CDS encoding AAA family ATPase has product MTSITDIVSKMHDDGFRTIPAWNAKPRRGYDKGQNYPATDSSWSEANMIGLALDSTILIDFDANKGDDPNEWLDTCITPTEFGEYFDISDSDMEQAEFQINKAGNSLHLLFRWPEGVFNKDEYHQSRNGAKSEHKEPDLVINGKYGVDIKTGNQLVYLKSHKALLNTSPDNLPVASEKLINFLKKPESNYQAPDYIPQPLTSGDGTPYGLKALQGICEDMTRAGEGTRNTTLNEQACKAGSLIAGSELSEGYAMHELEQAALSTGMKHSEVKATLNSGIKAGMQKPRTAPEKQDEPLVFIDDSAELLASGQLVEIRPGVLAKPKKVTVEYEAGLKETQIIHNELKAEPVVPVGKEKEFRLFVGSEGFDTEQNYLIKDYLPAESFGILYGKSGSFKSFHAVSWAASIATGKEWNGKKSRPGTVVYVAAEGGPGIPKRIKGWEDEFNNKEVIRNLLTVKHPVFVGSNDQVTTMINTIRAAERMTGQKVTAVILDTLARCFAGADENKAADMNLFIAGCDKIKANTGASIIVVHHSGKDEEKGARGSSALRAAADFEFRVDRLEGEQATYTLTHTKSKDSEEQKRQAFELKSKFLFTDSDGDDQYTLVATGQGGEVPEPEQETKIKPLGKNKEAVLQAVRSRMAAGEPRTYKVVRDDLKAQGIKISNYSNWVTDLVEDGYLEKRGDDLIPLIKQTADGNFTCLSDG; this is encoded by the coding sequence GTGACATCCATTACAGACATCGTTTCGAAGATGCACGACGATGGGTTCCGTACCATACCCGCATGGAATGCCAAGCCAAGGCGGGGATACGACAAAGGGCAGAACTACCCTGCAACAGACAGCAGTTGGTCAGAGGCGAACATGATCGGCCTTGCCTTGGACAGCACGATTCTGATCGACTTTGATGCAAACAAGGGCGACGATCCGAACGAATGGCTTGATACCTGCATTACTCCAACTGAGTTCGGGGAGTATTTCGACATATCAGACAGTGATATGGAACAAGCAGAGTTTCAAATTAATAAAGCCGGGAACAGCCTTCACCTTTTATTCAGGTGGCCTGAAGGCGTTTTTAATAAGGACGAATATCACCAGAGCAGAAACGGGGCTAAGTCAGAACACAAGGAGCCTGATTTAGTAATTAATGGCAAGTATGGTGTTGATATCAAAACCGGCAATCAGCTTGTTTATTTGAAGTCACATAAAGCCCTTTTGAATACTTCACCGGATAATCTGCCAGTGGCATCAGAGAAGCTGATTAATTTCCTGAAGAAACCAGAAAGTAATTATCAGGCACCTGATTATATTCCCCAACCATTAACATCTGGTGATGGGACTCCATACGGATTAAAGGCGTTACAGGGTATCTGTGAAGATATGACCAGGGCAGGTGAAGGCACCAGAAACACGACGCTGAACGAACAGGCTTGCAAAGCTGGAAGCTTGATAGCTGGCAGTGAGCTGTCAGAAGGCTATGCCATGCATGAGTTAGAACAAGCTGCACTTAGCACCGGCATGAAGCATTCAGAAGTAAAGGCCACTCTCAATAGTGGAATCAAGGCGGGTATGCAAAAACCAAGAACAGCCCCAGAGAAGCAGGACGAACCATTAGTGTTTATTGACGACTCGGCTGAATTGCTGGCATCTGGTCAACTCGTTGAGATCAGGCCCGGAGTGCTGGCGAAGCCTAAAAAGGTTACGGTTGAATACGAAGCAGGGCTGAAGGAAACTCAGATCATACATAATGAGCTTAAGGCGGAGCCGGTGGTTCCCGTCGGGAAAGAGAAGGAGTTCAGGTTGTTTGTTGGTTCTGAGGGGTTCGACACAGAGCAGAACTACCTGATAAAAGATTACCTACCGGCAGAGAGCTTCGGGATACTTTACGGTAAATCAGGCAGTTTTAAATCATTCCATGCAGTGTCCTGGGCAGCGAGCATTGCGACAGGCAAAGAGTGGAACGGCAAAAAAAGCAGACCCGGCACCGTTGTTTATGTTGCGGCAGAAGGTGGACCAGGTATCCCCAAGCGTATTAAAGGATGGGAAGACGAGTTCAACAATAAAGAAGTTATTCGGAACCTATTGACGGTAAAGCACCCGGTTTTCGTTGGAAGTAATGACCAGGTGACGACGATGATAAACACTATCCGAGCCGCTGAACGCATGACAGGCCAAAAGGTTACAGCAGTAATCCTTGATACCCTCGCCCGATGTTTTGCCGGTGCTGATGAGAACAAAGCGGCAGATATGAATCTGTTTATAGCTGGCTGCGACAAGATCAAGGCAAATACAGGAGCTTCAATTATTGTTGTGCATCATTCTGGTAAGGATGAGGAAAAAGGCGCTCGGGGATCGTCGGCCTTGCGAGCAGCAGCAGACTTTGAATTCAGGGTAGACAGACTGGAAGGTGAGCAAGCCACCTACACCCTGACGCATACAAAAAGCAAAGACTCTGAAGAACAGAAACGGCAGGCTTTCGAACTGAAATCAAAGTTTCTGTTTACTGACAGCGATGGTGACGATCAATATACATTGGTAGCCACTGGGCAGGGTGGGGAAGTGCCTGAGCCAGAGCAGGAAACTAAGATAAAACCACTGGGCAAGAACAAAGAGGCCGTCTTGCAGGCTGTTCGTTCCAGAATGGCAGCAGGAGAGCCGCGCACTTACAAGGTGGTCAGGGATGATCTGAAGGCGCAAGGCATTAAGATCAGCAATTACTCAAACTGGGTAACTGATCTGGTCGAAGATGGGTATCTTGAAAAGCGTGGTGATGATCTTATACCGCTGATAAAGCAGACAGCCGACGGCAACTTTACCTGTCTTTCCGATGGGTAA
- a CDS encoding PDDEXK nuclease domain-containing protein, which yields MSKTPDSPAKPDSPDTLFGDIKDMIQSAKQRAAVAVNAELTLLYWQVGQRINDEVLKGERADYGKQIISGLSQQLVRFYGKGWSPQQLRHCVKFAEVYTSEEIVSTVWRQLSWSHLKLLIYIDDPLKREFYSTMAIQERWSVRTFSERMDSMLFERTALSRKPEETILHDLKMLRDQGKADQDIVLKDPYILDFLGLNDTYVEKDLEDAILREMEHFLLEMGMGFTFIARQHRVQIDEDDFYIDLLFYNRKLRRLVAIELKTGKFKAEYKGQMELYLRWLDRYDRQHGEEPPIGVILCAGKKQKQIELLELDKSGIHLADYLTSMPSKELLEERFKQAVRNARKRIENKSEQ from the coding sequence ATGAGCAAGACACCCGATTCACCGGCAAAGCCAGACAGCCCGGACACCCTGTTCGGCGACATCAAAGATATGATCCAGTCTGCCAAACAGCGGGCTGCTGTAGCAGTGAACGCCGAGCTGACCCTGCTTTACTGGCAGGTGGGGCAGCGGATTAATGACGAGGTACTCAAAGGCGAGCGAGCAGATTATGGCAAGCAGATTATCTCCGGTTTGTCGCAACAGCTTGTCCGGTTTTACGGCAAAGGCTGGAGCCCTCAACAACTGCGCCACTGTGTTAAATTTGCCGAGGTTTACACCTCTGAGGAAATTGTCTCTACAGTGTGGAGACAATTGAGCTGGTCACACCTGAAGCTACTGATCTACATAGATGACCCCCTGAAACGGGAGTTTTACAGTACCATGGCGATTCAGGAGCGCTGGTCTGTGCGTACCTTCAGCGAGCGCATGGATTCTATGCTGTTCGAGCGTACGGCTTTATCCCGCAAGCCGGAAGAAACCATTCTGCATGACCTCAAAATGCTGCGGGATCAAGGGAAGGCAGATCAGGATATTGTTTTAAAAGACCCTTATATTCTGGACTTTCTTGGGCTTAACGATACCTACGTAGAAAAAGATCTGGAGGATGCTATCCTGCGGGAAATGGAGCATTTTCTGTTAGAAATGGGTATGGGTTTCACGTTTATTGCGCGTCAGCATCGGGTTCAAATTGATGAAGATGATTTTTATATTGACCTTCTGTTTTACAACCGGAAGCTCAGGCGACTGGTTGCCATTGAATTGAAAACAGGCAAGTTCAAGGCTGAGTACAAAGGTCAGATGGAGTTATATCTACGCTGGCTGGATAGATATGACCGGCAGCATGGAGAGGAGCCACCGATTGGCGTTATCCTTTGCGCTGGCAAAAAACAGAAGCAAATTGAACTACTTGAACTGGATAAGAGCGGTATCCATTTAGCAGACTACCTCACCAGTATGCCGTCAAAAGAGCTACTGGAAGAACGCTTCAAACAAGCCGTCCGCAACGCCCGGAAACGCATTGAAAACAAGAGCGAGCAATAA
- a CDS encoding ProQ/FinO family protein, whose product MTRVTYKKKRTFVIPEEGSGKEQSGKPTPKTEAEEKKGPVKAPDKKEVVGITHKQRLAMFKRLQKHWPDLFAFPPKPLKVGIREDLIADLEGKGESSEWLAAALQQYVRSLPYHRAVAKGDKRYGLNGEAEEIQENQKEFARVRVAHITKRMKTRAKDAPRPKGQSALSKSSDNRNK is encoded by the coding sequence GTGACCAGAGTTACATACAAGAAAAAGAGAACCTTTGTTATCCCTGAAGAAGGGAGTGGTAAGGAACAGTCTGGGAAGCCGACACCGAAGACCGAAGCGGAAGAGAAGAAAGGGCCGGTTAAAGCACCGGACAAGAAAGAAGTGGTAGGGATCACGCACAAGCAAAGACTGGCGATGTTTAAGCGACTCCAAAAGCATTGGCCTGACCTGTTTGCCTTTCCACCCAAGCCGCTGAAGGTTGGCATCCGTGAAGACCTGATAGCCGATCTTGAAGGCAAGGGAGAGTCTAGCGAGTGGTTAGCAGCAGCCTTGCAACAGTATGTTAGGTCGCTTCCTTACCATAGGGCTGTTGCAAAGGGAGATAAACGGTATGGCCTGAACGGGGAAGCTGAAGAGATTCAGGAGAACCAAAAAGAGTTTGCAAGGGTGCGTGTGGCTCATATAACCAAGCGCATGAAGACCAGGGCGAAGGATGCACCGAGGCCAAAGGGACAATCCGCCCTTTCAAAAAGTAGTGATAATCGCAACAAATAG
- a CDS encoding tyrosine-type recombinase/integrase, with translation MPAKKLTDSLVSKTTARLTDSAVRGFFVLPRKTGKFFYYKYKTPEGKSRSFPLGRFGNVTTTEARKLAKEAAGQVAKGLDPQAEKQAHRAEQKRQEQETLRAFLAGGYREVTPKKTADEVTPKLMHHFSEYMDQPMSSITAWSIEKWKRSYPGKPSGANRMLTRLRGVLNKAVKAGLLEVSPMADVKKLKEDKNQKIRYLTTVEEKTFLDAVEARQEKHREERTRYIKWCMDRNRKPPMPFDQPFTDHVAPMIVVKLNTGLRRGELFNLRVADLNLPDRLLTVVGEGAKSGQTRQIPLNDKAFTALVGWLNQTGNSGLVFPSPVTGLRLDNINSAWRQLRKGAGLPDLRLHDLRHTFGTRLAHNRVDLVTIKELMGHESLDTTARYLHTSQELKINAVMGLV, from the coding sequence ATGCCAGCCAAAAAGCTGACCGACTCATTAGTATCAAAGACCACTGCCAGGTTAACCGACTCCGCCGTCAGGGGGTTTTTCGTCCTACCTCGCAAAACCGGCAAGTTCTTCTACTACAAATACAAGACACCTGAAGGCAAGAGCCGATCGTTCCCGCTAGGCCGGTTCGGTAATGTCACCACGACAGAAGCCCGGAAGCTTGCCAAGGAAGCCGCCGGACAGGTAGCCAAGGGATTAGACCCGCAAGCAGAGAAACAGGCACACAGGGCAGAACAGAAGCGTCAGGAGCAGGAAACCTTGAGAGCGTTCCTTGCCGGTGGATACCGAGAGGTCACACCAAAGAAGACAGCCGACGAAGTGACACCCAAGCTGATGCACCACTTTTCTGAATACATGGATCAACCAATGTCTTCTATTACTGCATGGAGCATTGAGAAATGGAAGCGATCCTATCCGGGGAAGCCGTCAGGGGCTAACAGAATGTTAACCAGGTTAAGGGGAGTCCTAAACAAAGCAGTGAAGGCCGGACTACTGGAGGTATCCCCGATGGCTGATGTTAAAAAGCTGAAGGAAGACAAGAATCAGAAGATCAGGTACTTGACCACTGTTGAGGAAAAAACCTTTCTGGATGCAGTAGAAGCCCGTCAGGAGAAGCACAGGGAAGAACGAACCCGATACATCAAGTGGTGCATGGATCGGAACCGAAAGCCACCAATGCCCTTTGACCAGCCATTTACCGACCATGTCGCGCCAATGATCGTTGTTAAGCTCAATACCGGCTTAAGACGTGGTGAGTTGTTCAACCTGAGAGTGGCTGACCTTAACCTACCGGATCGGTTGCTGACAGTAGTTGGTGAAGGTGCAAAGTCAGGACAAACCCGCCAGATACCATTAAACGACAAAGCATTTACGGCGTTGGTTGGTTGGTTGAATCAGACAGGCAACAGTGGCCTTGTGTTTCCTTCACCAGTGACGGGCCTGAGACTGGATAACATCAATTCGGCATGGAGACAGTTAAGGAAGGGAGCAGGCTTGCCCGATCTGAGATTGCACGATTTGCGCCACACATTCGGCACCAGGTTAGCGCATAACAGAGTTGATCTTGTGACAATCAAGGAACTGATGGGGCATGAGAGTTTAGACACGACTGCCCGGTACCTTCACACCAGTCAAGAGCTTAAAATTAATGCAGTGATGGGGCTGGTGTGA